A window of the Streptomyces sp. NBC_00250 genome harbors these coding sequences:
- a CDS encoding PucR family transcriptional regulator: MTSAEPTATPPAPPVSLAALLARRDLGLRLLAGPGDVSIHWVHTSEMADPYPYLLGGELLMTAGVQLTDPAHYVERVVEAGAAALGFGVTPVYDTVPAELVEACARHGLPLVEVPPRTPFTAVARALWRLMAEARLHELRRVTEAQQSLAAAAARPAPVPAVLGALASRLGGRAVLFGADGAESVAAGREVPAEAARALRDLAGVLGPRPGGPASASGDGGGLRLAAYALGGGDGLTLGVATERRGPGDHTIAGVAVVLLSLLTAPHRGADVTVRDGALVRLLLGATPAETAAALGTGPWTVVHASGGDGTPFAAASLAAALGTPLVDAGGTTPGTGGSGGTAPGAGGSGGTAPGTGGSGGTAPGAGGSGGTAAEAGGSRGRTAGAALGAVQLLLPASSPVTAQSGWTLGVSAPVEADDLAAADAQAARALRRAEATGAELVRHRPGGIAALVDPDEATAHARTLLAPLTEPLAETLRVWLSLHGGWDRTATAMDIHRNTVRQRIARCAALLDRDLDDPDVRMELWFALTSR, encoded by the coding sequence ATGACCTCTGCGGAGCCCACCGCCACTCCCCCCGCACCGCCCGTCTCGCTGGCCGCGCTGCTCGCCCGCCGGGACCTCGGGCTGCGGCTGCTCGCCGGCCCCGGGGACGTCTCGATCCACTGGGTGCACACCTCGGAGATGGCCGACCCCTATCCGTACCTCCTCGGCGGCGAACTGCTGATGACGGCGGGCGTGCAGCTCACCGACCCGGCGCACTACGTGGAGCGGGTGGTGGAGGCGGGCGCGGCGGCGCTCGGCTTCGGTGTGACGCCGGTGTACGACACGGTTCCGGCGGAGCTGGTCGAAGCCTGCGCCCGGCACGGTCTGCCGCTGGTCGAGGTGCCGCCGAGGACGCCGTTCACGGCGGTGGCGCGGGCGCTGTGGCGGCTGATGGCCGAGGCCCGGCTGCACGAGCTGCGCCGGGTGACGGAGGCACAGCAGTCCCTGGCGGCGGCCGCGGCCCGGCCGGCCCCGGTCCCCGCGGTGCTGGGCGCGCTCGCCTCGCGGCTCGGGGGCCGGGCGGTGCTCTTCGGAGCGGACGGTGCGGAGTCGGTGGCGGCCGGCCGGGAGGTTCCGGCGGAGGCGGCGCGGGCACTGCGCGACCTGGCGGGCGTCCTCGGCCCGCGCCCGGGCGGCCCGGCCTCGGCGAGCGGGGACGGCGGCGGGCTGCGGCTCGCCGCGTACGCGCTGGGCGGCGGCGACGGACTGACCCTCGGGGTGGCGACGGAACGGCGCGGCCCCGGGGACCACACGATCGCGGGGGTCGCGGTCGTCCTGCTGTCCCTGCTCACGGCCCCCCACCGGGGCGCGGACGTGACCGTACGCGACGGGGCCCTGGTCCGGCTGCTGCTCGGCGCCACCCCGGCGGAGACGGCGGCGGCCCTGGGCACGGGCCCGTGGACCGTGGTCCACGCCTCGGGCGGCGACGGCACCCCGTTCGCGGCGGCCTCACTGGCAGCGGCTCTGGGAACGCCGTTGGTGGACGCGGGCGGTACGACTCCGGGGACGGGTGGCTCGGGCGGTACCGCTCCGGGGGCGGGTGGCTCGGGCGGTACCGCTCCGGGGACGGGTGGCTCGGGCGGTACGGCTCCGGGGGCGGGTGGCTCGGGCGGTACGGCTGCAGAGGCGGGTGGCTCGCGCGGTAGGACTGCGGGGGCCGCGCTCGGAGCCGTACAGCTGCTCCTGCCCGCCTCCTCCCCCGTCACCGCTCAGTCCGGCTGGACGCTGGGAGTGAGCGCCCCCGTCGAGGCGGACGACCTGGCGGCGGCCGACGCGCAGGCCGCGCGAGCACTGCGGCGGGCGGAGGCGACCGGGGCGGAACTGGTGCGGCACCGCCCGGGCGGGATCGCCGCGCTGGTGGACCCGGACGAGGCCACCGCCCACGCGCGCACCCTCCTCGCCCCGCTGACCGAACCACTCGCCGAGACCCTGCGCGTCTGGCTCTCGCTGCACGGCGGCTGGGACCGGACGGCCACCGCGATGGACATCCACCGCAACACCGTCCGCCAGCGGATCGCCCGCTGCGCCGCGCTCCTGGACCGGGACCTGGACGACCCGGACGTCCGCATGGAGCTGTGGTTCGCGCTCACGTCCCGCTGA